One window of the Rhodococcus sovatensis genome contains the following:
- a CDS encoding GTPase: MTASSMPLDPVRAGLDRALHALAALGPDLAGHANRIGAILWSPPRIVVVGRLKAGKSTLVNALIGAKIADTAALEATSVVSVYQEGAPARVEAVLLDGTRTPVRTDRGRIHSLDIAPHDIAYLHRWLPSAAIREYTLVDTPGLATLTAENEARTRRVLIDGYDQTRTASVDADAAVFLFDGAPRADEIDFLRQLGFTPLTALGVLSRADGFGEGALGARDPLAHAGEHAIRLSAQLADTVMTVVPIAGLLAETSHTGALTEADARALHAMHGIDPFDLIDLLDSDDDALVPPHMRGRLVDLLGEYGTIHGRSIAAQGAAVLNDWLVTHSGVPRLQNLLASHLGVFAAVKRAHRILGELDRLAYSRPEREHIRDIVDRLRSDPALHTVVLFGHLEAMLGTDPASPVTQELRRLVEHSTPALKLGLSPTAGPDHVRAAALDKLAWAHSQALVTLTAAEDAALVALIHTYGNLSR; encoded by the coding sequence ATGACTGCGTCTTCAATGCCGCTCGATCCGGTCCGCGCAGGACTCGATCGCGCCCTGCACGCCCTCGCGGCACTCGGCCCGGATTTGGCCGGTCACGCCAATCGCATCGGCGCCATCTTGTGGTCGCCGCCGCGGATCGTCGTCGTCGGCCGTCTCAAAGCCGGAAAATCGACGTTGGTGAACGCCCTGATCGGCGCCAAGATCGCCGACACCGCCGCGCTCGAGGCCACCAGTGTCGTCTCGGTGTACCAAGAGGGTGCGCCAGCCCGCGTCGAGGCAGTGCTGCTCGACGGCACCCGGACACCGGTGCGCACCGACCGCGGCCGGATCCACAGCCTCGACATCGCGCCGCACGACATCGCCTACCTGCACCGGTGGTTGCCGTCAGCCGCGATCCGCGAGTACACCCTCGTGGACACCCCCGGGTTGGCGACGTTGACGGCCGAGAACGAAGCTCGAACCCGGCGGGTCCTCATCGACGGATACGACCAGACCCGCACCGCGTCCGTCGATGCCGACGCCGCAGTGTTCCTGTTCGACGGGGCTCCCCGGGCAGACGAGATCGATTTCCTCCGCCAACTCGGCTTCACCCCATTGACCGCCTTGGGAGTGCTGTCGCGCGCAGACGGCTTCGGTGAAGGTGCTCTCGGAGCCCGCGATCCGCTCGCGCATGCGGGCGAGCACGCGATACGACTGTCGGCCCAGCTCGCCGATACCGTGATGACCGTCGTTCCGATCGCAGGTCTGCTCGCCGAGACCTCGCACACCGGAGCTCTCACCGAAGCCGACGCCCGCGCGCTGCACGCCATGCACGGCATCGACCCGTTCGATCTGATCGACCTGCTCGACTCCGACGACGACGCGCTCGTCCCTCCGCACATGCGTGGCCGGTTGGTCGACCTACTCGGCGAGTACGGCACGATCCACGGCCGGAGCATCGCCGCACAGGGCGCTGCAGTGCTCAACGACTGGCTCGTCACGCATTCCGGCGTGCCGAGATTGCAGAATCTGCTTGCCTCTCATCTCGGCGTGTTCGCTGCGGTGAAACGGGCCCACCGCATCCTCGGCGAACTCGACCGCCTCGCCTACAGTCGCCCCGAACGCGAGCACATTCGCGACATCGTCGATCGCCTGCGGTCCGACCCGGCGCTACACACCGTCGTGCTGTTCGGTCACCTCGAAGCGATGCTCGGCACCGATCCGGCATCCCCGGTCACCCAGGAATTGCGTCGCCTCGTCGAACACTCCACACCAGCACTGAAGCTGGGTCTCTCCCCCACCGCCGGGCCCGACCACGTCCGCGCAGCCGCGCTGGACAAACTCGCCTGGGCGCACAGCCAAGCCCTCGTCACGCTCACCGCCGCCGAAGATGCCGCGCTTGTCGCCCTGATCCACACGTACGGAAACCTGAGCCGATGA
- a CDS encoding DNA repair helicase XPB, whose product MTDGPLIVQSDKTLLLEIDHALAGEARGAIAPFAELERAPEHVHTYRITPLALWNARAAGHDAEQVVDALVNYSRYAVPQPLLVDIVDTMARYGRLQLVKSPVHGLSLISLDRAVLTEVMRHKKIAPMLGAMVDEDTVIVHPSERGHLKQMLLKIGWPAEDLAGYVDGEAHPIELDTEGAKWTLRDYQEMAADSFWAGGSGVVVLPCGAGKTMVGAAAMAKAKATTLILVTNTVAGRQWKRELIARTSLTEEEIGEYSGERKEIRPVTIATYQVITRRTKGEYKHLELFDSRDWGLVIYDEVHLLPAPVFRMTADLQSRRRLGLTATLVREDGREGDVFSLIGPKRYDAPWKDIEAQGWIAPAECIEVRVTLTDAERMAYAVSEPEERYKLCSTAHTKVAVVKSILARHEDAPTLVIGAYLDQLDELGEALNAPVIQGSTKNKEREVLFDAFRRGEIQTLVVSKVANFSIDLPEASVAVQVSGTFGSRQEEAQRLGRLLRPKHDGGQAHFYSVVSRDTLDAEYAAHRQRFLAEQGYAYRITDADDMLGPAI is encoded by the coding sequence GTGACCGACGGACCTTTGATCGTCCAGTCCGACAAGACGCTGTTGCTCGAGATCGACCATGCCCTTGCCGGTGAAGCGCGCGGCGCGATCGCCCCGTTCGCCGAGCTCGAACGCGCCCCCGAGCACGTCCACACGTACCGCATCACGCCGCTTGCCCTGTGGAACGCTCGCGCCGCCGGACACGACGCCGAACAGGTCGTCGATGCCCTCGTGAACTACTCACGCTACGCAGTTCCGCAGCCGCTGCTCGTGGACATCGTGGACACCATGGCCCGCTACGGACGACTGCAGCTGGTGAAGAGTCCGGTGCACGGACTGTCGCTGATCAGCCTCGATCGTGCGGTCCTCACCGAGGTCATGCGGCACAAGAAGATCGCTCCGATGCTCGGCGCCATGGTCGACGAGGACACTGTCATCGTTCATCCGAGCGAGCGCGGGCACCTCAAGCAGATGCTGCTCAAGATCGGCTGGCCCGCCGAGGACCTCGCCGGTTACGTCGACGGTGAAGCACACCCGATCGAACTCGACACCGAGGGCGCCAAGTGGACGCTGCGCGACTACCAGGAGATGGCCGCGGACTCGTTCTGGGCCGGTGGCTCCGGTGTCGTGGTGCTTCCGTGTGGCGCGGGCAAGACGATGGTCGGCGCCGCTGCCATGGCCAAGGCGAAAGCGACGACGCTGATTCTTGTCACCAATACCGTCGCTGGACGCCAGTGGAAACGCGAACTCATTGCGCGGACCTCGCTCACCGAGGAGGAGATCGGCGAGTATTCGGGTGAGCGCAAGGAGATCCGACCTGTGACAATTGCCACGTATCAGGTCATCACTCGTCGGACCAAGGGTGAGTACAAGCACCTGGAATTGTTCGACTCCCGAGACTGGGGATTGGTGATCTACGACGAGGTGCACCTCCTCCCCGCACCCGTGTTCCGCATGACGGCCGATCTCCAATCGCGCCGCCGCCTCGGTCTTACCGCGACCCTCGTACGAGAGGACGGCCGCGAAGGCGACGTCTTCTCTCTCATCGGGCCCAAGCGCTACGACGCGCCGTGGAAGGACATCGAAGCGCAGGGTTGGATCGCGCCCGCCGAGTGCATCGAAGTACGCGTCACGTTGACCGACGCCGAGCGGATGGCCTACGCAGTGTCCGAGCCGGAGGAGCGCTACAAGCTCTGCTCGACCGCTCACACCAAGGTCGCCGTCGTGAAGTCGATTCTGGCCAGGCACGAGGATGCTCCGACACTGGTCATCGGCGCGTACCTCGACCAACTGGACGAGCTGGGTGAGGCATTGAATGCTCCGGTCATTCAAGGTTCGACGAAGAACAAGGAACGCGAAGTACTGTTCGACGCCTTCCGGCGGGGCGAGATCCAGACGCTCGTCGTCAGCAAGGTCGCAAACTTCTCCATCGATCTTCCGGAAGCATCCGTGGCGGTGCAGGTTTCGGGAACGTTCGGTTCGCGACAGGAGGAAGCTCAGCGACTAGGACGGCTCCTACGGCCCAAGCACGACGGCGGGCAGGCCCATTTCTACTCGGTCGTGTCCAGGGACACACTCGATGCCGAGTACGCGGCGCACCGTCAGCGATTCCTGGCCGAGCAGGGTTACGCCTACCGCATCACCGATGCCGACGACATGCTCGGACCGGCCATCTGA
- a CDS encoding DUF3239 domain-containing protein, giving the protein MRRFQFPVDVAHAKSVNETMADVRRLRVSAIVTAVVLIAAAAWFFWLAHPWSYILGAVFVITAATSLWVTVWAPRKVGTVEDLYKKGSLVPAVIAETRARGVTLLALIDIAKPEADSPHYALVTRSIRSLPGHELVEGELVPSISVLSDRTKNTISDSWQMVSPMPIAWGTTDMSVIERATAEISEAEWSLLVANIGLSEKVREADNQQLLVDPHDLPDDLR; this is encoded by the coding sequence GTGCGCCGATTCCAGTTCCCTGTCGATGTAGCCCACGCCAAATCGGTGAACGAGACGATGGCCGATGTTCGGCGGCTGCGCGTCTCGGCCATCGTCACTGCGGTGGTGTTGATCGCTGCGGCAGCGTGGTTCTTCTGGCTTGCGCACCCGTGGTCTTACATTCTGGGCGCGGTGTTCGTGATCACCGCGGCAACCTCACTGTGGGTCACGGTGTGGGCGCCGCGAAAGGTCGGCACCGTCGAAGATCTGTACAAGAAAGGGAGCCTGGTTCCGGCGGTCATAGCCGAGACACGCGCCCGCGGCGTCACTCTGCTGGCGCTGATCGACATCGCCAAACCCGAGGCAGATTCTCCGCATTACGCCCTCGTCACGCGAAGCATCAGATCGCTCCCCGGCCACGAGTTGGTCGAAGGTGAGTTGGTTCCGTCGATCTCGGTCCTGTCCGACCGCACCAAGAACACGATCAGCGACAGCTGGCAGATGGTATCGCCCATGCCGATCGCGTGGGGGACGACGGACATGTCGGTTATCGAGCGCGCAACCGCTGAAATCAGCGAGGCGGAATGGTCGCTGCTGGTGGCGAATATCGGTCTGTCGGAGAAGGTTCGTGAGGCCGACAATCAGCAACTGCTGGTCGACCCGCACGACCTTCCCGACGACCTTAGGTAG
- a CDS encoding carboxymuconolactone decarboxylase family protein: MSRIPPVAPSDAGILVRLAYRAAAKMVGEVPEPFAVFAHHPKLFFTSLTQEFAADKASTTLPPSVRELAVYRVAWTLGCSWCVDFGTMIQRLDGLDVDRLKEIGDYETSPKYTDDERAAIAYADAMTATPDSVSDAQVADLEQRFGRAGVVELTFQIGLENMRARINSSLGITEQGFSSGDACRVPWESADARLTPQAEHPAQR, from the coding sequence ATGTCGCGCATACCACCGGTCGCTCCGTCCGACGCTGGAATTCTGGTCCGCCTTGCATACCGCGCCGCCGCCAAGATGGTCGGTGAAGTGCCCGAGCCTTTCGCGGTGTTCGCGCACCATCCGAAGCTGTTTTTCACCTCCCTCACGCAAGAATTCGCGGCCGACAAAGCGTCGACGACGCTGCCTCCCAGCGTTCGGGAGCTCGCCGTCTACCGGGTCGCGTGGACGCTCGGCTGCTCGTGGTGTGTGGATTTCGGAACGATGATCCAACGACTCGACGGCCTCGATGTCGACAGGTTGAAAGAGATCGGTGACTACGAGACGTCGCCGAAGTACACCGACGACGAGCGAGCAGCCATCGCCTATGCCGATGCCATGACTGCCACGCCGGATTCCGTATCCGACGCTCAGGTCGCCGATCTGGAACAACGGTTCGGCCGCGCAGGCGTCGTCGAGCTGACCTTCCAGATCGGCCTGGAGAACATGCGCGCTCGAATCAACTCGTCACTAGGCATCACCGAACAGGGCTTCAGCTCAGGTGATGCGTGTCGCGTGCCATGGGAAAGTGCAGACGCTCGGCTCACTCCGCAGGCCGAGCATCCAGCTCAGCGCTGA
- a CDS encoding sigma-70 family RNA polymerase sigma factor: MSTGSLAQLFQSHRSHLLAVGYRVTGSVADAEDAAQESWLRLSASEAESIVDLRAWLTTVVARICLDRLKSAASRRESYVGQWLPEPVVSAWNAPPSDPLDVVVQREDSRLAALVVLDTLTPAQRVAFVLHDGFAVPFDDVASILDVSPAAARQLASRARKQVDATPAAVPDTEHDEAVTRLMTAMASGDLDRVLAALHPDCRMIGDSGGTTRTAAQVVRGPSKCARFYLGLVSMYGPESLTSMSPASVNGQLGYYSRGLVGQRSFPARAGGFTVRDGLVWASYDFANPAKLGGVSAELDARPAE; encoded by the coding sequence ATGAGCACAGGCTCGCTCGCCCAACTGTTTCAGTCGCACCGAAGCCATCTCCTCGCGGTCGGTTACCGCGTCACCGGAAGTGTCGCCGACGCCGAGGATGCAGCACAGGAAAGCTGGCTCAGACTGTCCGCTTCCGAGGCCGAATCGATTGTGGACCTGCGTGCGTGGCTCACCACCGTCGTCGCGCGGATCTGCCTCGACCGGCTGAAGTCGGCAGCGTCACGGCGGGAAAGCTATGTCGGCCAATGGCTTCCGGAACCGGTCGTGTCGGCGTGGAACGCTCCGCCATCGGATCCGCTCGACGTCGTCGTACAGCGGGAGGACAGCAGACTCGCAGCCCTCGTCGTACTCGACACACTCACACCCGCCCAGCGCGTGGCTTTCGTGCTGCACGACGGCTTCGCCGTGCCCTTCGACGACGTGGCGTCCATTCTCGACGTGTCCCCCGCCGCAGCCCGCCAGCTGGCGTCGCGTGCCCGTAAGCAGGTCGACGCGACGCCTGCTGCGGTCCCCGATACCGAGCACGACGAGGCGGTCACCCGACTCATGACGGCGATGGCGAGCGGTGACCTCGACCGCGTTCTTGCCGCTCTGCATCCGGACTGCCGGATGATCGGCGACAGCGGCGGCACCACTCGCACAGCGGCGCAGGTGGTACGCGGCCCGAGCAAGTGTGCTCGGTTCTACCTCGGCCTGGTGTCGATGTACGGTCCGGAGTCATTGACGTCGATGTCGCCGGCGTCGGTGAACGGCCAGCTCGGTTACTACTCCCGTGGTCTTGTCGGACAGCGAAGCTTCCCCGCCCGCGCCGGCGGCTTCACCGTCCGCGACGGGCTGGTGTGGGCGTCGTACGACTTCGCGAACCCTGCCAAGCTCGGAGGCGTCAGCGCTGAGCTGGATGCTCGGCCTGCGGAGTGA
- a CDS encoding helicase-associated domain-containing protein has product MTETAAPPDLATWLKSRTDTELVGTLTLRPDLTVPPPSTIAVLAGRAEQRASILRSADTLDTLALTVLELLAIEGAHEMPVPRTQLDAAIDKRASVKAVDKALTALRERALVWGTRSLRMTPAARDAVPWRIGRILDSTEVLTPERITEALTGIDESSRKLLSTLARSSPTGRTRDAAPGTSPDRPVQKLLQAGLLIWLDEQTVELPAQVGQALRGEPISDPTSMTPPKPQATKNALADINAAAAGEALELIRHCAAIIDALAVSPAPALKAGGLGVREAKRISKATGLDEAQVSLLLELLAGASLIASGTPDPVPSNDSGDDYWAPTAAVDSWITATPAARWHAIASAWLDLQRAPWLIGMRDPNDKPVAALSEEVRSPAAPRDRRTILEYLAELSSGTATTPTDVSRGLAWRRPRSAARFGLRPVEKMLDEATTLGIVARGALSTPGKALLHGGDAEAAMRDALPTPIDYVLLQADLTLVAPGPLEPDLHDRIGLVADVESAGAATVYRITEDSLRRALDVGLSAAELHSLFGTHSRTPVPQGLSYLIDDVARRHGRLRAGIASSFVRCEDPALLAEVLTSSAAEQLALRALAPTVAISQASLAEVMNVLGAAGFAPAGEDANGAIVDLRSRGARVAVRRSRAHFRSPAVPTDEQLGRLVTELRAGERASTAGGQAVRSDGTRATGTATLALLQTALKVRRSVTIGYVDAQGTASQRVVDPVGMGGGQLEAFDPATGEIRRFTLHRITSVALVD; this is encoded by the coding sequence ATGACCGAAACAGCAGCGCCACCGGACCTCGCCACCTGGTTGAAGTCCCGTACCGATACCGAACTCGTCGGCACCCTCACGCTGCGCCCGGACCTGACCGTGCCGCCGCCGTCGACCATCGCTGTACTCGCCGGACGAGCCGAGCAGCGTGCCTCGATTCTCCGAAGCGCCGACACTTTGGACACCCTTGCCCTGACGGTTCTCGAGCTGCTCGCCATCGAGGGCGCCCACGAGATGCCAGTGCCACGCACGCAACTCGACGCTGCCATCGACAAGCGCGCAAGCGTCAAAGCCGTCGACAAGGCGCTGACCGCGCTTCGCGAGCGTGCACTCGTGTGGGGTACCCGCTCGCTCCGCATGACGCCCGCTGCTCGTGATGCGGTGCCGTGGCGGATCGGCCGCATCCTCGACTCCACCGAGGTCCTGACCCCGGAGCGCATCACCGAGGCGCTGACCGGAATCGACGAGAGCTCGCGCAAGCTGCTCTCCACGCTCGCCCGCTCGTCGCCTACCGGCCGCACACGCGACGCCGCGCCGGGCACCTCACCCGACCGGCCCGTCCAAAAGCTCTTGCAGGCGGGCCTGCTGATCTGGCTCGACGAGCAGACCGTCGAACTTCCCGCTCAGGTCGGCCAGGCGCTGCGCGGCGAACCGATCTCGGACCCTACGTCGATGACACCGCCCAAGCCACAGGCGACCAAGAACGCTCTCGCCGACATCAACGCGGCCGCCGCAGGCGAAGCACTCGAGTTGATTCGACACTGCGCAGCGATCATCGATGCGCTGGCGGTCAGCCCGGCTCCCGCTCTGAAAGCCGGCGGTCTCGGCGTGCGCGAGGCGAAGCGCATCAGCAAGGCCACCGGTCTGGACGAGGCTCAGGTGAGCCTGCTTCTCGAGCTGCTGGCAGGCGCATCGTTGATCGCGAGCGGAACTCCCGACCCGGTGCCGTCGAACGATTCCGGCGACGACTATTGGGCACCGACTGCTGCGGTCGACTCCTGGATCACCGCAACTCCGGCCGCACGCTGGCACGCGATCGCATCGGCATGGCTCGATCTTCAGCGAGCGCCATGGTTGATCGGCATGCGCGATCCCAACGACAAACCCGTCGCTGCGCTGTCCGAGGAAGTGCGGTCTCCCGCCGCGCCTCGCGATCGTCGGACCATCCTCGAATATCTTGCCGAATTGAGTTCGGGTACGGCGACGACCCCGACCGACGTCTCACGTGGACTGGCGTGGCGGCGGCCACGGTCTGCTGCACGCTTCGGGCTACGCCCAGTGGAGAAGATGCTCGACGAGGCCACCACTCTCGGCATCGTCGCGCGCGGTGCTCTGTCGACACCGGGCAAAGCACTACTGCACGGGGGCGACGCCGAGGCCGCGATGCGCGACGCACTCCCGACGCCGATCGACTACGTGCTGCTGCAGGCCGACCTGACACTCGTCGCGCCAGGGCCGCTGGAGCCAGACCTGCACGACCGAATCGGGCTCGTCGCCGACGTCGAATCGGCAGGCGCAGCGACGGTGTATCGCATCACCGAGGACAGTCTTCGCCGCGCTCTCGATGTCGGGCTGAGCGCAGCTGAGCTGCACTCACTGTTCGGGACACATTCACGAACCCCGGTTCCGCAGGGGCTCAGCTACCTCATCGACGACGTCGCCCGCCGCCACGGCCGATTGCGGGCGGGCATCGCGTCGTCCTTCGTACGATGCGAAGATCCGGCACTGCTGGCCGAGGTCCTGACCTCGAGCGCTGCGGAACAGTTGGCGCTGCGGGCATTGGCGCCGACGGTCGCCATCTCACAAGCATCTCTCGCGGAAGTAATGAATGTTCTCGGCGCGGCGGGCTTCGCCCCCGCAGGCGAGGACGCGAACGGCGCCATAGTGGACCTGCGGAGCCGCGGCGCGCGGGTCGCTGTCCGGCGCTCGCGTGCCCACTTCCGTAGTCCAGCCGTACCGACCGACGAACAGCTCGGACGCCTCGTCACCGAATTGCGGGCGGGTGAACGGGCGTCGACTGCCGGCGGGCAAGCTGTCCGTTCCGACGGAACGCGTGCCACCGGCACCGCAACGTTGGCATTGCTGCAGACGGCGTTGAAGGTACGTCGCAGCGTCACCATCGGCTACGTCGATGCACAGGGCACGGCGTCGCAACGCGTCGTCGACCCCGTCGGAATGGGTGGCGGGCAGCTGGAAGCCTTCGATCCGGCGACCGGCGAGATCCGGCGATTCACGCTGCATCGAATCACCTCGGTCGCCCTGGTCGACTGA
- a CDS encoding pyridoxal phosphate-dependent aminotransferase, which yields MSAEHQSRTVERLRPFGSTIFAEMTALAVATGAVNLGQGFPDTDGPASMLTAAKDAIAGGLNQYAPGPGMPVLREAIAADRSRNHGIEYDPADQVLVTVGATEAIAATILGLVEPGEEVLLIEPYYDSYAAAVALACARRTTVPLAPDGSGFAVDLDALEQAITPRTKLLVVNSPHNPTGMVMTRDELVRIAEIACEHDLLVLTDEVYERLVFDGSTHVPIATLPGMFERTVTVSSAAKTFNATGWKTGWALGPADLIDAVRAAKQFMTFVGGTPFQPAVAHALIHEAEWVNALRSGLQAKRDLLSTVLSEAGFDVKSSSGTYFVCADVAPLGESDAVEFCRSLPHRIGVAAVPVAAFVDHPAPWKTLVRFAFCKKDEVLNEAADRLHTLAAGR from the coding sequence ATGTCCGCGGAGCATCAGAGCCGAACTGTCGAACGTCTACGACCCTTCGGATCGACGATCTTCGCCGAGATGACAGCACTCGCCGTCGCAACAGGCGCGGTCAATCTCGGCCAGGGATTCCCCGACACGGACGGCCCTGCGTCGATGCTCACGGCAGCGAAGGACGCCATCGCCGGCGGGCTCAACCAGTACGCCCCTGGCCCCGGTATGCCGGTGTTGCGCGAGGCCATCGCCGCCGATCGCAGCCGCAACCACGGCATCGAGTACGACCCCGCAGATCAAGTTCTCGTCACCGTCGGTGCCACCGAGGCAATCGCCGCGACCATCCTCGGGCTCGTCGAACCGGGTGAGGAGGTTCTGCTGATCGAGCCGTACTACGACTCCTACGCCGCAGCGGTCGCGCTTGCCTGCGCCAGGCGCACGACTGTGCCACTGGCCCCGGACGGTTCGGGCTTTGCCGTCGATCTCGACGCTCTCGAGCAGGCGATCACTCCACGGACGAAACTGTTGGTCGTCAACTCGCCACACAATCCGACCGGGATGGTCATGACGCGCGACGAACTCGTCCGAATCGCCGAGATCGCCTGCGAACACGACCTGCTCGTCCTCACCGACGAGGTCTACGAACGCCTCGTCTTCGACGGCTCCACCCACGTACCCATTGCCACCCTCCCCGGCATGTTCGAGCGAACCGTCACTGTGTCCAGCGCGGCGAAGACGTTCAACGCCACTGGTTGGAAGACCGGCTGGGCGCTCGGTCCAGCCGATTTGATCGATGCGGTCCGCGCCGCGAAACAATTCATGACGTTCGTCGGCGGAACCCCGTTCCAACCCGCGGTGGCGCACGCACTCATCCACGAGGCCGAATGGGTGAATGCACTGCGGTCCGGTCTCCAGGCCAAACGCGATCTCCTGTCCACGGTGCTGTCCGAAGCCGGATTCGACGTGAAGTCCAGCAGCGGAACGTATTTCGTGTGCGCCGACGTCGCACCTCTCGGCGAGAGCGACGCGGTCGAATTCTGCCGATCGCTACCGCACCGAATCGGCGTCGCCGCCGTACCGGTGGCAGCCTTCGTCGATCATCCGGCACCGTGGAAGACATTGGTACGCTTCGCTTTCTGCAAGAAGGACGAAGTCCTGAATGAGGCAGCCGACAGGCTGCACACACTCGCCGCGGGCCGATGA
- a CDS encoding transglycosylase family protein, producing MSGRHRKPTTTGRTVAKVAVTGAIMGTAGLAFTGTASAAPDSDWDRLAQCEAGGNWGINTGNGFQGGLQFSPSTWTSHGGGQYAASANQASREEQIAVAEKVLASQGWGAWPSCSSSLGLSSAPSERSVPASPETAPEAPKLPDLTSIPTVDGTAEVIDGITGAVQTITNDPQIATLIKDATQGIQLDPQLVEFYQANKAFLPQ from the coding sequence ATGAGCGGACGTCATCGCAAGCCGACCACCACCGGCCGCACCGTAGCCAAGGTCGCCGTGACCGGCGCGATCATGGGCACAGCAGGTCTGGCCTTCACCGGCACCGCCAGCGCTGCCCCTGATTCCGACTGGGACCGCCTCGCACAGTGCGAAGCCGGCGGCAACTGGGGCATCAACACCGGCAACGGTTTCCAGGGCGGCCTGCAGTTCTCGCCGAGCACCTGGACCTCGCACGGCGGCGGGCAGTACGCCGCCTCTGCCAACCAGGCCAGCCGCGAAGAGCAGATCGCTGTCGCCGAGAAGGTGCTCGCGTCGCAGGGCTGGGGCGCATGGCCTTCCTGCTCGTCGAGCCTCGGGCTCAGCAGCGCGCCTTCCGAGCGCAGTGTCCCGGCGTCGCCGGAGACTGCTCCCGAGGCACCGAAGCTTCCTGACCTCACCAGCATCCCGACGGTCGACGGCACCGCCGAGGTCATCGACGGCATCACCGGCGCAGTTCAGACGATCACCAACGACCCGCAGATCGCCACGCTGATCAAGGACGCGACCCAGGGCATCCAGCTCGATCCCCAGTTGGTCGAGTTCTACCAGGCGAACAAGGCATTCCTGCCTCAGTAA
- a CDS encoding LLM class F420-dependent oxidoreductase, translating to MRFGLFIPQGWRLDLVGIDPAEQWGVMRDLATAADSGPWESLWVYDHFHTVPEPTEEATHEAWTLMSAFAASTSRIRLGQMCTAMAYRNPAYLAKVAATVDLISGGRVEMGIGAGWYEHEWRAYGYGFPSGGQRLGALDEGVQIFKQAWETGSATLDGKYYQVDGARVWPKPLQENGIPLWIAGGGEKVTLKIAAKYADYTNFDGTLEGFTHKSELLRGHCETVGRDFGAIVRSANYNVAIGSTEAEVEDRLKQLQDRLTTYVGAEKAEGALGAFRGLPGVGTPEQIVENLTALKNEGLEYGIFYFPEAAYDRTGIELFEREVIPALS from the coding sequence ATGCGATTCGGACTGTTCATTCCCCAAGGCTGGCGACTCGACCTGGTCGGTATCGACCCTGCAGAGCAGTGGGGGGTGATGCGGGATCTCGCTACTGCAGCCGATTCCGGTCCGTGGGAGTCCCTCTGGGTGTACGACCACTTCCACACCGTTCCGGAACCGACCGAGGAGGCGACGCACGAGGCCTGGACGCTGATGTCGGCATTCGCGGCGTCGACGTCGCGCATTCGTCTCGGACAGATGTGCACTGCGATGGCGTATCGCAATCCTGCATACCTGGCCAAGGTCGCTGCGACGGTGGACCTCATCTCCGGTGGACGCGTCGAGATGGGCATCGGTGCCGGTTGGTACGAGCACGAATGGCGCGCATACGGCTACGGTTTTCCCTCCGGTGGGCAGAGGCTGGGTGCGCTCGACGAAGGCGTGCAGATCTTCAAGCAGGCGTGGGAGACCGGCTCGGCTACTCTCGATGGCAAGTACTACCAGGTCGACGGTGCTCGCGTCTGGCCGAAGCCGTTGCAGGAGAACGGTATTCCCCTGTGGATCGCCGGAGGCGGCGAGAAGGTGACGTTGAAGATAGCGGCCAAGTACGCCGACTACACCAACTTCGACGGCACACTGGAAGGATTCACCCACAAGTCGGAGCTGCTGCGAGGGCACTGCGAGACCGTCGGTCGCGACTTCGGTGCGATCGTTCGTTCGGCCAACTACAACGTGGCGATCGGGTCCACCGAAGCGGAGGTCGAGGATCGGTTGAAGCAGCTGCAGGACCGGCTCACGACGTACGTCGGCGCCGAGAAGGCAGAGGGTGCGCTGGGTGCGTTTCGCGGGCTACCGGGCGTCGGGACCCCGGAACAGATCGTAGAAAACCTCACCGCGCTGAAGAACGAAGGCCTCGAGTACGGCATCTTCTACTTCCCGGAAGCCGCCTACGACCGGACCGGCATCGAACTCTTCGAGCGGGAAGTCATCCCTGCCCTGAGCTGA